In Calditrichota bacterium, the sequence GCAGGATTCGAGGCGGATGTCGAAGAACTCAGCCAGGAGCGGCTCGAGCGCGAGGTAGTGATCGAACCGGAGGCAATCGACGACCAGGAAGAGCACCGGCCCTGCGTCCCCACTCGCAGCCTGGCGAACTACCGGCACCAGGTGCCGGTCAACGACGTCCATCGAGAGGACCGGCCGCTCGCCGGGATGCGCCGCGATCCAGTCCGGGTAGTGCGCCTCAACCCACTTGCCGAAGCGTCTATCGGCGGCACTACGAATATCGCCGAGCATTTCGCGCAAGCTGGCTTCGCCCGATTCGTCGAGGTCGAGTTCCCACCGGGCGATGCGCTGATGCACGGCGATCCAGTCGTCCGCTGCCTTAGCCCTATCGACCAGATCGGAGAGTCCGGCAAACTCGCCGGCCCAGCGCTTGACCAGTTCCGAAGTCGCGATTTGGCGTCGGTCGAGAACGCCCTTTAGGACCGATAGTATCTGCGACGGATTGACCGGCTTGGTGAGAAACGCTTCGACCTGCCGCCCGATGGCTTGTTCCATCAGTTCCTCGGCTTCGTTTTTGGTCACCATCACGACCGGCAGCGTCGGCTTTATCCGCTTCAGTTCGCCGATCACTTCAAGCCCACTCATCCCGGGCATCATCTCATCGACCAGCGCGAGGTCGAAGGCGCGCCCTTCTGCCAGCGCCAGGGCGTCCGGGCCGTTCGTCACCGGCGTGATTTCGTAGCCCCGGTCGCGCAGGTAGATGAGATGCGCGCCGAGCAGGTCGATTTCGTCGTCGATCCAAAGGATATTGCGGGAGTCAGGCATAGGGGGAATGCGGAATGTAGAATTATGAATGAAGTGTACTATCTTAGCGATCTGTTGACAGTGTGATGGCTGTTCAAGTCCCCGAAGGCGTAGCCGAAGGGGACTTGAACAGCGCCCTTGGTCACAGGACGCTCCGTGGATAGATTGTCTTGTCTACTAAA encodes:
- a CDS encoding bifunctional response regulator/alkaline phosphatase family protein → MPDSRNILWIDDEIDLLGAHLIYLRDRGYEITPVTNGPDALALAEGRAFDLALVDEMMPGMSGLEVIGELKRIKPTLPVVMVTKNEAEELMEQAIGRQVEAFLTKPVNPSQILSVLKGVLDRRQIATSELVKRWAGEFAGLSDLVDRAKAADDWIAVHQRIARWELDLDESGEASLREMLGDIRSAADRRFGKWVEAHYPDWIAAHPGERPVLSMDVVDRHLVPVVRQAASGDAGPVLFLVVDCLRFDHYLALEPLLAEFFDIRLESCLAILPTATPYARNALFSGFTPAELERVHTDLWARGDEDESSSNRHERAFLAQLLMRRGLDLKPEAKYVKVLEAEEATDFERRLGEYLAAPLTSMVYNFVDILVHTRQSVEVIKEMIPDEAAFRSVARAWFGHSSLYRILKAYGEKGGTVVLTSDHGAIRVRRAVQVIGDRTTSTSLRYKHGRNLKVDPKQSIVIKDPPKWGLPQRGINTEYILSREDQFFLYPTNFHHYFGLYRDSFQHGGVSLEEMVLPVAILKGKGK